GCGGGCGCCGCCTCACGTCACGGTCGAAGGCGATCAACCTGGCAACCGGTGTCGAGCCATTCAATATCACGATGGTCTCCCCCGCCTGCACCTCCTTCAACAGCCGCGAGAGGTGGGTCTTCGCCTGATGGATGGTCGGACCGCCGTGGTATTCGCATCCGCGTCGGTCACTACCAGCAGGACCTTCCGTTGTCTACCACGAATGTCACGCAACTGCTTCGGATACTGCTCTCGCGTGCGCCAGCCAAGGCTGGGTCTCTCGCAATGAAAGGTAGTTGTCAGGCTCGTCGATGAACAGGGATACTCGTTCATCGGCAAGCAGGCTGACGCTCCCTGAGCACGTTCCGACGTATCATGGGCTCAGAACACAATGATGGAGCGGCCGGCGATTCTTCCGTTGGCCAAGTCGTCAATGGCCTCGTTGGTCTGATCCAAGGTGTACTGTCTGGTGACCAGCTTGTCCAGCGGGAAAAGCCCCTCTCGATGCAACCTCAGAAACATGGGGAAGTCACGCTCAGGAATGCTCGAGCCGTGGCTGCCTCGGTATTGGCGCTGGTTAAATACGAAGTGCTCGGCGTTGAGGGTCATCTCCTTCTGAGGCCATCCTATCAAGACCGCCATGCCGCCCACGTTGTCGGCTCCGGGACCTCCGCTGCGGGTCATGGGTAGGAGCTGCTCGTGCACCTCCCGTTTCCCTATGGCGTCGAACGAGAAGTCCACGCCCTTTCCCGTGATCTCCCAAACGGCCTCTATAGGGTCCACCTCTGAGGCGTTAACCGTGTGGGTCGCTCCCCATTGCTTGGCAAATTCGAGCTTCTCGTCGACGATGTCTACGGCGATGACAGGATAGGCCTGTAGAAGCGAGGCCATCTTGATGGCCGACAAGCCGATTCCTCCAGCACCTATGATGCACACCGAATCCGCGGGGCGGACTTTGGCCGTGTGCAGGACCGCGCCGGCACCGGTCAGCACCGCGCAGCCTACGATACAGCTCTCGAGGCTAGCGTCCTCGCTTGAAATAGGTATTACGAGCTGCTCATCGGCCAGCGAATCCTCGCCGTATGTATAGACCGGACCTTGTATCAGCTCTTCACGATACGTGGCGCCAAGGGGGCTTATCCCGTCGATGTAACCTCGTCCTGGGAAGCCTGACCTCGGCACCCACGTCACGATCGCGGAGTCTCCCTCCTTGACGTGGGTCACGTCCCGACCGGCGTCAGATACGACCCCGGTTCCCTCGTGGCCCAGGAAATGGGGACACTGATCCGGGGTTGCCGAGGCGATCTCGTGCACCTGGGATAGGCAAACCCCGGTGGACGACATCTTGACGATGACCTGGTTCGGCTTGGGATCGGGTAACTCGATCTCGTCGATAGTCAACGGCTTGCCCGGTTCGGTGACCAATGCGGCTCTAGTCTTCATCTATTCAGGATCTCCTCCTCGGCGACCTCTTAGTCGACGCGTATGACGGCCCCCACGGCGTTGGCCGCGTGTCCTCGTATTTGGTGACGCCCTATCTCACTTACGGCACGTGGAAGCGGCTCTGCAGGGACTGCGGAATCGTATCACGAACGACTCATCGGGCGTCGACGTCACCGGCGGCGATCGGTTCCGCGGGGGTCGCGGACGAACCTGGCGCGAGCGCGGCGATGAAGGCAACTGCGCCGAGCCGCCGGACGCGGCTCATTTCTCGGCAGCCGCGTGTCCTGCCTTCCGTGGTCTGCGGTCGCCCACGTCGTAGCGGCCGGTGCCGCCGCGCAGCCGCGGATCGAGCAGGTCCCGTACCGCGTCGCCGAAGTTGTTCAGGCAGTAGACGGTGATGGTGAGCGCCAGCCCCGGCCACAGCGCCAGGTGCGGCGCCTGTTCCATGTAGCGGCGCCCCTCGCGACTCAGGAGGCCGCCCCAACTCGGAATCTCGATCGGCAGGCCGAAGCCCAGGAAGCTCAAGCTGGCCTCGCTGATGATCACCCCGCCGATGTTGATGCTGAAGATGACGACCAGCACCGGCGCGATGTTCGGAATCACGTGGCGCAGAATCGTCCTGCCGGTGCGGCTGCCGACCGTCTGCGCCGCCTGGAAGTACATGTTCTCGCGCACGCTGATCACCGCGCCGCGCACCACCCGCGAGCCGACGATGCCGCCGGACACGCCGAGGGTGATGATGATCTGCGGCAGGCCGCGACCGACGATCGACATGATGGTCAACAGCAGCAGCAGCCCCGGGAATGCCATCCAGGCATCGACGAAACGCTGCGTGACCAGGTCGAGCCGGCCGCCGATGAAGCCGGACACCCCGCCGATCAGCAGGGCTACCAGGACGTTGAGGGCGGTCGCCGCGAGGCCTACCGCCAACGAAAGCCGCGCGCCGTAGATGATGCGCGTCAGCAGGTCGCGGCCCAGGTGATCGGTGCCCAACCAATGCGCCGCCGAGGCGCCCTGCAGGCGGTCCTTGGCGTTGACCTCAAGGATGTCGTAGGGCGCCAGGGTCTCGGCGAAGATGCTGACGAAGATAAGGAGCACGACCACCGCGGCGCTCGCCGCGCCGAGCGGCTTCTCTCTGACCAGCCGCGCCAGGAACCCGCGCGCCGCCCGCCCGCCCCGCGACCGCGCGTCCGCCGCGCGCCGAAAAAGGCTGGCCAGCGTGGTGCGCCCGACGTTACTCATGCCGCGCCCCCACTACTGGTACCGCACCCGCGGGTCGAGGGACACGTAGAGCAGATCGATGATGAGGTTGATCACCAGCACGCCGGTGCCGAAGAACAGGTTCACCCCGGACACGACCGGGTAGTCGCGATCCTCCAGCGCCACCAGCATCATCTGACCCATGCCGGGCAGGTTGAACATGTTCTCGATGATCACCGAGCCGCCCACCAACAGCGGCACCGCCAAGCCGATGGCGGACAACACCGGGATCATCGCGTTCTTGATGGCGTGGCGTAGCACGACCATCCGCTCGCGCAGCCCCTTGGCCCACGCCGTGCGCACGTAGTCCTGGCGCAGCACCTCGAGCATCATCGTGCGGGTAATCCGCATCGTGCCGGCCGAGAGGGCGGTGCCGAGAATGATGCTGGGGATGATGAAGACCCCCAGGCTTTCCCACGGATCGTCGAGGAACCGCACCATGATGATCGGCGGTGACCAGTCCCACCATAGGGCGGGATAGATGATCACCATCAGCGCGAGCCAGAAGTTGGGCGTGGCCAGCCCCAGCACCGCGACCGTTCTGCCTGCGTAGTCCCCGGCGGTGTCCTGACGGATGGCGGAGAAGATGCCCACCGGCAGGGCAATGACCATGGCGATGACGAGCGCCATCAGCCCCAACTGAAAGGTCGGTCCGGCGCGCAGCCAGATCTTGGCTTCGACGGTGTCCTTGCCGAGCAGCGAATCGCCCAGCGTGCCGCGCACCAGGATGTCGCCGACCCAGCGCACGTACTGGACGTGGATCGGTGCATCGAGCCCGAGGACGCGCTCCAACTGCTCGCGGTCCAGCGGCGCGGCCAGATAGTCCATCCGGCTCTCCAGCGCGTCGATGATGTCGCCGGGAATGAAGCGGACCGAGAGGAACACCAGCGCGCTGAGGATCAGCAGCGTCGGCACCATCAGCAGGAGTCTCCTGATCACATAGGCTCGCAAGTCGGTCTCCTCCGCTGATGGGAGTGGGGTGGCAGCCGATCTACCACCCCACCGTCAGTCACTAGTTGACGTACTCGTCGCGCAACTGATCGTCGATCCAGAGCCGAGCGAAGATCACCGGCCCACGGTCCATGAAGCCGAGGCGCAACTCGCCATTGTAGCCGACGATCCACGGCTGCATGACGAAGTACTGGGGCACGCGTGGCGACCACAGGAACCAGTGCAGCTCGGTCAGGTACCTGTCCGCTTCCATGGACAGCCGCGTGTATTCATCGACGTCCACCGTCGAAGCGGCGGCGTCGATCAACTCATCCAGCTTCGGATCGCTGCCCGCGGGGATGTTCCAGGTGGCGTCGGTGTAGCTGACCGCGCGGAGCGTGCCCGCCGGGTCGCCGGTAGTGAAGCCGGACTCGCGGCTGGTCATCCCCTCCGCGGCGCCACTCTGCGCGAACGCCACGTAGGTCGCGCCCTCCATGGGATTGATCTCGACGCTGACGCCGATGTCGCGCCAGTAGGCGGCCTGCAGCTCGAAGAAGCCCAGGTCGCGGCCCTCCCACACGTCGAAGGGGACCGTCAAGCGGATGCCGTCGTCGCCGCGTGGATAGCCAGCCTCGTCGAGCAGCCGCTCGGCGCCCTCCGGGTCGTAGCTGTAGTAGCCCTGTATCTCGGCCGGCCACTGCTCGAACGGGGTGTGATACCCGCCCGAGTAGAGGCCGATGGCGCCCTCCGGCTTCCACTCCGCGCGCCCCTTGAAGTAGTCGTTGTTCATGGTCTCGAGGTCGAGGGCCATTTGCATCGCCCGGCGCACGCGGATGTCGCTGAACGGTTCCTTGGTGACCGCGAAGCCGGCGACCGTCTCGGCGCGGAACAGCCGCTCGTAGTACTGCAGCTCGGGATTGCTGGCCTGCAGGCTGTCGATGTCGTCGATCGAGCTGATCTGCGAGGTACCCACCGCGCCGAGGAAGTCGATCTTGCGCGTGCGCATCGCCGCCAGGTGAGCGGCCGACTCCTTCATCAGCACCGCCAGGACGCTGTCGATGTAGGGCAGTCGGTTCTCGGGAAACTTCTCGTCGAAGCCCCAGTAGTCGTCGACCCGCTCCCAGGTCATGGTGCTGTCTTCCACCCAGTCGACCAACTGGAACGGTCCGGTGCCGACGTTGTTGCGATAGTCCTGCACGTCACCGTGTTGCTGGATGACCTCGGGGGCGATGATCGAGGTGTTGCGTAGCGAATGAGTGAGCTCGATCAGCGGCTCGCGCACCGGGCGGGTGAACTTGAACTCCACCCTCCGGTCGTCCAGGGCGGTTACCGGGCCGAACTGTCCGGCCGTGGCCTGGGCCGGCGATGGCTCGGTAAAGCCGCTGCCGTTGCCGAGAATCCGGTGGTAGGTGTACTCGACGTCCCGGGCGGTGAGCTTGCGGCCGTTGACGGGCGGCTTGTCGTGCCAGAACACGTCGTCGCGCAGCGTGAAGACCATGGTCAACTGGTCCGGCATCTCCCAGCTCTCGGCCAGCCAGCCTTTGAAGGCCGACGACGGCGTCACGTCGCTGCGGTAGTCGAAGATCTTGCGATCGAGCGCCCAGTCGCCGATGGCGAGCTTCTCGTTGACGCCGCTCATCGCCGGGTTGGCGTGGTGGGTGAACCACGGGTCCGAGCTCGGTGGGAAGGCCCTCGCTGCATAGCTGATCGAGCCGCCGTAGCGCGGCGCGAGGACCATCTCACCAGTTGCCGGGTCGCGCACCATCTCGCGCTCTTCGGTCGCGGCTGCCGCCTCTTCTTCGCCACCGGCCCACAGGCCGGTTGCGGTCAGAACCAGGACCAACGCAAT
The genomic region above belongs to Spirochaetaceae bacterium and contains:
- a CDS encoding zinc-binding dehydrogenase, producing MKTRAALVTEPGKPLTIDEIELPDPKPNQVIVKMSSTGVCLSQVHEIASATPDQCPHFLGHEGTGVVSDAGRDVTHVKEGDSAIVTWVPRSGFPGRGYIDGISPLGATYREELIQGPVYTYGEDSLADEQLVIPISSEDASLESCIVGCAVLTGAGAVLHTAKVRPADSVCIIGAGGIGLSAIKMASLLQAYPVIAVDIVDEKLEFAKQWGATHTVNASEVDPIEAVWEITGKGVDFSFDAIGKREVHEQLLPMTRSGGPGADNVGGMAVLIGWPQKEMTLNAEHFVFNQRQYRGSHGSSIPERDFPMFLRLHREGLFPLDKLVTRQYTLDQTNEAIDDLANGRIAGRSIIVF
- a CDS encoding ABC transporter permease; translation: MRAYVIRRLLLMVPTLLILSALVFLSVRFIPGDIIDALESRMDYLAAPLDREQLERVLGLDAPIHVQYVRWVGDILVRGTLGDSLLGKDTVEAKIWLRAGPTFQLGLMALVIAMVIALPVGIFSAIRQDTAGDYAGRTVAVLGLATPNFWLALMVIIYPALWWDWSPPIIMVRFLDDPWESLGVFIIPSIILGTALSAGTMRITRTMMLEVLRQDYVRTAWAKGLRERMVVLRHAIKNAMIPVLSAIGLAVPLLVGGSVIIENMFNLPGMGQMMLVALEDRDYPVVSGVNLFFGTGVLVINLIIDLLYVSLDPRVRYQ
- a CDS encoding ABC transporter substrate-binding protein, which encodes MRILFSRTFAIALVLVLTATGLWAGGEEEAAAATEEREMVRDPATGEMVLAPRYGGSISYAARAFPPSSDPWFTHHANPAMSGVNEKLAIGDWALDRKIFDYRSDVTPSSAFKGWLAESWEMPDQLTMVFTLRDDVFWHDKPPVNGRKLTARDVEYTYHRILGNGSGFTEPSPAQATAGQFGPVTALDDRRVEFKFTRPVREPLIELTHSLRNTSIIAPEVIQQHGDVQDYRNNVGTGPFQLVDWVEDSTMTWERVDDYWGFDEKFPENRLPYIDSVLAVLMKESAAHLAAMRTRKIDFLGAVGTSQISSIDDIDSLQASNPELQYYERLFRAETVAGFAVTKEPFSDIRVRRAMQMALDLETMNNDYFKGRAEWKPEGAIGLYSGGYHTPFEQWPAEIQGYYSYDPEGAERLLDEAGYPRGDDGIRLTVPFDVWEGRDLGFFELQAAYWRDIGVSVEINPMEGATYVAFAQSGAAEGMTSRESGFTTGDPAGTLRAVSYTDATWNIPAGSDPKLDELIDAAASTVDVDEYTRLSMEADRYLTELHWFLWSPRVPQYFVMQPWIVGYNGELRLGFMDRGPVIFARLWIDDQLRDEYVN
- a CDS encoding ABC transporter permease, which translates into the protein MSNVGRTTLASLFRRAADARSRGGRAARGFLARLVREKPLGAASAAVVVLLIFVSIFAETLAPYDILEVNAKDRLQGASAAHWLGTDHLGRDLLTRIIYGARLSLAVGLAATALNVLVALLIGGVSGFIGGRLDLVTQRFVDAWMAFPGLLLLLTIMSIVGRGLPQIIITLGVSGGIVGSRVVRGAVISVRENMYFQAAQTVGSRTGRTILRHVIPNIAPVLVVIFSINIGGVIISEASLSFLGFGLPIEIPSWGGLLSREGRRYMEQAPHLALWPGLALTITVYCLNNFGDAVRDLLDPRLRGGTGRYDVGDRRPRKAGHAAAEK